One Mycobacterium marseillense DNA window includes the following coding sequences:
- a CDS encoding acyl-CoA dehydrogenase family protein encodes MNLWNTPEREQLRKTVRSFAEREILPHVDEWERSGELPRDLHRSAGAAGLLGAGFPESVGGGGGDGADAVIICEETHQAGAPGGVFASLFTCGIAVPHMIASGDQRLIDTFVRPTLAGDKIGSLAITEPGGGSDVGHLRTSAVRDGDHYIVNGAKTYITSGVRADYVVTAVRTGGPGAGGVSLLVVEKGTPGFEVSRKLDKMGWRSSDTAELSYTDVRVPVANLVGAENSGFAQIAQAFVAERIGLAAQAYSSAQRCLDLTVQWCRDRETFGRPLISRQSVQNTLAEMARRIDVARVYSRSVVERQLAGETNLIPQVCFAKNTAVEAGEWVANQAVQLFGGMGYMAESEIERQYRDMRILGIGGGTTEILTALSAKLLGFQS; translated from the coding sequence GTGAATCTGTGGAACACACCCGAGCGCGAGCAGCTGCGAAAGACGGTGCGCTCCTTCGCCGAACGCGAAATTCTGCCCCACGTCGACGAGTGGGAGCGCAGCGGCGAACTGCCGCGCGACTTGCATCGCAGCGCCGGGGCCGCCGGGCTGCTGGGCGCCGGCTTCCCCGAATCGGTCGGCGGCGGGGGCGGCGATGGCGCTGACGCGGTGATCATCTGTGAGGAGACGCATCAGGCCGGGGCCCCGGGCGGCGTGTTCGCGTCGTTGTTCACCTGCGGCATCGCGGTGCCGCACATGATCGCCTCGGGCGATCAGCGGCTCATCGACACGTTCGTCCGGCCGACATTGGCCGGCGACAAAATCGGTTCGCTGGCCATCACCGAGCCCGGCGGCGGTTCCGACGTCGGCCACCTGCGGACCTCCGCTGTCCGCGACGGTGATCACTACATCGTCAACGGCGCCAAGACCTACATCACCTCCGGTGTGCGCGCCGACTACGTCGTCACCGCTGTGCGTACCGGCGGCCCTGGCGCGGGCGGGGTTTCGCTCCTGGTGGTCGAGAAGGGCACGCCGGGCTTCGAAGTGAGCCGCAAGTTGGACAAGATGGGCTGGCGGTCCTCGGACACCGCCGAGCTGTCCTACACCGACGTCCGTGTGCCGGTGGCCAACCTGGTCGGCGCCGAGAACAGCGGGTTCGCCCAGATCGCGCAGGCCTTCGTCGCCGAGCGTATCGGCCTTGCCGCGCAGGCGTATTCGAGCGCGCAACGCTGCCTGGATCTGACGGTGCAGTGGTGTCGCGATCGTGAGACGTTCGGTCGTCCCCTGATCTCGCGGCAATCGGTGCAGAACACACTGGCCGAGATGGCCCGCCGCATCGACGTTGCCCGCGTCTACTCGCGCAGCGTGGTGGAACGGCAGCTCGCCGGCGAGACGAATCTGATTCCGCAGGTGTGTTTCGCCAAAAATACGGCGGTCGAGGCGGGCGAATGGGTCGCCAATCAGGCCGTCCAGCTGTTCGGTGGGATGGGCTACATGGCCGAATCCGAGATCGAGCGACAATACCGGGATATGAGGATCTTGGGCATCGGCGGGGGAACCACCGAAATCCTGACCGCACTGTCCGCCAAACTGCTGGGATTCCAATCATGA
- the rpmF gene encoding 50S ribosomal protein L32: MAVPKRRMSRANTRSRRAQWKAEKTELVGVTVAGQRHKVPRRLLKAARLGLIDLDRR, translated from the coding sequence ATGGCCGTACCCAAGCGCAGAATGTCGCGCGCGAACACCCGTAGCCGGCGCGCGCAGTGGAAGGCCGAGAAGACCGAACTGGTCGGTGTCACGGTCGCAGGTCAGCGGCACAAAGTGCCGCGCAGACTGCTCAAGGCCGCTCGCCTCGGTCTGATCGACCTTGACCGCCGCTGA
- a CDS encoding enoyl-CoA hydratase family protein, producing MDALVEYAGPADTGGPYARLTLNSPHNRNALSSTLVAQLHQGLRDAASDPAARAVVLGHAGGTFCAGADLSEAGAAGRSGSPPSGRGDRESGAAGRSGSPPSGRGDRESGAAGRSGSPPSGRGDRESGAAGRSGSPPSGYEMAVARAREMAALMRAIVASPLPVIAAINGHVRAGGFGLVGACDIVVAGPRSTFALTEARIGVAPAIISLTLLPKLSPRAAARYYLTGEKFDADVAAEIGLITMAVEDVDDAVAKLVADVGRGSPQGLAASKALTTAAVLEGFDREAERLAEESARLFVSDEAREGMLAFLEKRPPSWTS from the coding sequence ATGGACGCGCTCGTCGAATACGCCGGGCCCGCCGACACGGGCGGACCGTACGCGCGGCTCACGCTGAATTCACCGCACAACCGCAACGCGCTGTCGAGCACGCTGGTCGCCCAATTGCACCAGGGGCTGCGCGATGCCGCGTCGGATCCGGCGGCGCGCGCGGTCGTACTGGGCCACGCCGGTGGCACCTTCTGCGCCGGCGCGGATCTGAGTGAGGCCGGCGCAGCCGGTCGAAGCGGGTCGCCACCATCGGGCCGTGGCGATCGCGAGAGCGGCGCAGCCGGTCGAAGCGGGTCGCCACCATCGGGCCGTGGCGATCGCGAGAGCGGCGCAGCCGGTCGAAGCGGGTCGCCACCATCGGGCCGTGGCGATCGCGAGAGCGGCGCAGCCGGTCGAAGCGGGTCGCCACCGTCGGGCTACGAGATGGCCGTCGCGCGGGCCCGGGAGATGGCCGCGTTGATGCGGGCCATCGTCGCCTCGCCGTTGCCGGTGATCGCCGCGATCAATGGGCATGTCCGGGCGGGCGGCTTCGGCCTGGTGGGTGCCTGCGACATCGTGGTCGCCGGGCCGCGCAGCACCTTCGCGCTGACCGAGGCCAGGATCGGCGTCGCCCCGGCGATCATCTCGTTGACGCTGCTGCCGAAGCTGTCGCCGCGCGCCGCGGCGCGTTACTACCTGACCGGCGAAAAATTCGACGCCGACGTGGCGGCGGAAATCGGGCTGATCACCATGGCCGTCGAGGATGTCGACGACGCGGTCGCCAAACTGGTCGCCGATGTGGGCCGCGGTTCGCCTCAGGGCCTGGCGGCTTCCAAGGCGCTGACGACGGCCGCGGTGCTCGAAGGGTTCGACCGTGAGGCCGAACGGCTCGCCGAGGAGTCGGCGCGGCTCTTCGTGTCCGACGAGGCGCGCGAAGGCATGTTGGCGTTCCTCGAGAAGCGGCCGCCCAGCTGGACGAGTTAG
- a CDS encoding acyl-CoA carboxylase subunit beta, whose translation MTALRSTLNHDDAVFTEAASAAIAKLDEIDTELANALAGGGPKYVERHHDRGKLTARERIELLVDPDSPFLELSPLAAWGSAFKVGASTVTGIGVVAGVECMIVANDPTVKGGTSNPWTLKKILRANQIAFENRLPVISLVESGGADLPTQKEIFIPGGRMFRDLTRLSAAGIPTIALVFGNSTAGGAYVPGMSDHVVMIKERSKVFLAGPPLVKMATGEESDDESLGGAEMHARVSGLADYFAVDELDAIRIGRRIVARLNWLKQGPTPKPITEPLFDTEELIGIVPADLRIPFDPREVIARIVDGSEFDEFKPLYGSSLVTGWAQLHGYPIGILANARGVLFSEESQKATQFIQLANRSNTPLLFLHNTTGYMVGKDYEEGGMIKHGAMMINAVSNSTVPHISLLIGASYGAGHYGMCGRAYDPRFLFAWPTSKSAVMGGAQLSGVLSIVARAAAEARGQQVDEEADAAMRAAVEGQIEAESLPLVLSGMLYDDGVIDPRDTRTVLGMCLSAIANGPIKGTSNFGVFRM comes from the coding sequence ATGACCGCGCTGCGGTCCACCCTCAACCACGACGACGCGGTGTTCACCGAGGCGGCGTCGGCGGCGATCGCGAAACTCGACGAGATCGACACCGAGCTGGCCAATGCGCTGGCCGGCGGCGGCCCCAAATACGTTGAGCGCCACCACGACCGCGGCAAGCTGACCGCACGGGAACGCATCGAGCTGCTCGTCGACCCGGACTCCCCCTTCCTGGAGCTGAGCCCGCTGGCGGCCTGGGGCAGCGCGTTCAAGGTCGGCGCCAGCACGGTCACCGGCATCGGCGTGGTGGCGGGCGTCGAATGCATGATCGTCGCCAACGACCCGACGGTCAAAGGCGGCACCAGCAACCCCTGGACCTTGAAGAAGATCCTGCGCGCCAACCAGATCGCCTTCGAGAACCGGCTTCCCGTGATTTCGCTCGTGGAATCCGGCGGCGCGGACCTGCCCACCCAGAAAGAGATCTTCATTCCCGGCGGGCGGATGTTCCGCGACCTGACCCGGCTGTCGGCGGCCGGGATCCCCACCATCGCCTTGGTATTCGGCAACTCCACCGCCGGCGGCGCCTACGTCCCCGGGATGTCCGATCACGTGGTGATGATCAAGGAACGTTCCAAGGTTTTCCTCGCCGGCCCCCCGCTGGTGAAGATGGCCACCGGTGAGGAATCCGATGACGAATCGCTGGGCGGCGCCGAAATGCACGCCCGGGTCTCGGGTTTGGCCGACTACTTCGCCGTCGACGAACTCGACGCGATCCGCATCGGCCGCCGCATCGTCGCCCGGCTGAATTGGCTCAAGCAGGGCCCGACACCCAAACCGATCACCGAGCCGCTGTTCGACACCGAGGAGCTCATTGGCATCGTTCCCGCGGATCTGCGGATCCCGTTCGACCCCCGCGAAGTGATCGCCCGGATCGTCGACGGCTCCGAATTCGACGAATTCAAGCCGCTGTACGGCTCCTCGCTGGTGACGGGCTGGGCCCAGTTGCACGGCTATCCGATCGGAATCCTGGCCAACGCGCGCGGGGTGCTGTTCAGCGAGGAATCGCAAAAGGCCACCCAGTTCATCCAGCTGGCCAACCGGTCCAACACGCCACTGCTGTTCCTGCACAACACCACCGGCTACATGGTGGGCAAGGACTACGAAGAGGGCGGGATGATCAAGCACGGCGCGATGATGATCAACGCCGTGTCCAATTCGACGGTCCCGCACATCTCGCTGCTGATCGGCGCCTCCTACGGCGCGGGCCACTACGGCATGTGCGGCCGCGCCTACGACCCGCGCTTCCTGTTCGCGTGGCCGACGTCGAAGTCCGCGGTGATGGGCGGCGCGCAGCTCTCGGGCGTGCTGTCAATCGTGGCCCGCGCCGCCGCGGAAGCCCGCGGCCAGCAGGTCGACGAAGAGGCCGACGCGGCGATGCGCGCCGCGGTCGAAGGCCAGATCGAAGCGGAGTCGCTGCCGCTGGTGTTGTCCGGGATGCTCTACGACGACGGGGTGATCGACCCGCGCGACACCCGCACCGTGCTGGGAATGTGTTTGTCCGCCATCGCCAATGGCCCGATCAAGGGGACGTCGAACTTCGGCGTCTTCCGGATGTGA
- the mprA gene encoding two-component system response regulator MprA, whose translation MRILVVDDDRAVRESLRRSLSFNGYSVELAHDGVEALELIASDRPDALVLDVMMPRLDGLEVCRQLRSTGDDLPILVLTARDSVSERVAGLDAGADDYLPKPFALEELLARMRALLRRTKPEDEAESVAMKFSDLTLDPVTREVTRGERRISLTRTEFALLEMLIANPRRVLTRSRILEEVWGFDFPTSGNALEVYVGYLRRKTEADGESRLIHTVRGVGYVLRETPP comes from the coding sequence GTGCGAATACTGGTCGTCGACGACGATCGCGCCGTGCGCGAGTCGCTGCGTAGGTCGTTGTCCTTCAACGGCTACTCGGTTGAGTTGGCCCATGACGGGGTCGAAGCCCTCGAACTGATAGCAAGCGATCGCCCCGATGCGCTTGTCCTGGATGTGATGATGCCGCGGCTGGATGGCCTCGAGGTGTGCCGCCAGCTCCGCAGCACCGGTGATGACTTGCCGATCCTGGTGCTCACGGCGCGTGATTCGGTCTCCGAGCGGGTCGCCGGCCTGGACGCCGGCGCCGACGACTATCTGCCGAAGCCGTTCGCCCTGGAAGAACTGTTGGCCCGGATGCGCGCGCTGCTGCGCCGGACCAAGCCGGAGGACGAAGCCGAATCGGTGGCGATGAAGTTCTCAGACCTCACCCTGGACCCGGTGACCCGCGAGGTCACCCGCGGGGAGCGCCGGATCAGCCTGACGCGCACCGAATTCGCGTTGCTCGAAATGCTGATCGCCAATCCGCGCCGCGTGCTCACCCGCAGCCGCATCCTCGAGGAGGTATGGGGATTCGATTTCCCCACCTCGGGCAATGCGCTGGAGGTCTACGTGGGCTATCTGCGCCGCAAAACCGAAGCCGACGGTGAGTCCCGGCTGATCCACACCGTGCGCGGCGTGGGTTACGTCCTTCGGGAGACGCCGCCGTGA
- a CDS encoding acetyl/propionyl/methylcrotonyl-CoA carboxylase subunit alpha: MVTRVLVANRGEIARRVFATCRRLGLGTVAIYTDPDAGAQHVAEADARVRLPKTNDYLNAEAIIAAARAAGADAIHPGYGFLSENADFAATVQEAGMTWVGPPVDAVRAMGSKIESKKLMAAAGVPVLDELDPDTVTQAQLPVLVKASAGGGGRGMRVVRELSALPAEVEAAQREAQSAFGDPTVFCERYLPTGHHIEVQVMADTHGTVWAVGERECSIQRRHQKIIEEAPSPLVERTPGMRAKLFDAARLAAGAIGYTGAGTVEFLADDDGEFYFLEMNTRLQVEHPVTEETTGLDLVELQLAVADGARLDAEPPAAQGHSIEARLYAEDPARGWQPQAGVVRAFALPSVRAEFGALGHRTGIRLDSGIVDGFTVSIHYDPMLAKVISYAPTRRQAALVLADALARARVHGLRTNRDLLVNVLRHPAFLDGATDTAFFDTHGLAELSSPLGDAAGVRLSAIATALADAARNRALAPVLGAVPSGWRNLRSGYQVKTYGDDEGNEHRVQYRFDRPGLVLPDDPGVQLVSATADDVVLRTDGVDQSFAVRRYDSDVYVDSARGPVHLIALPRFPEPGSTVEKGSLVAPMPGNVIRLGAAIGDTVTAGQPLIWLEAMKMEHTITAPVDGVLAELNVKTGQQVEVGAVLARVEAPQSEGDPQ; encoded by the coding sequence ATGGTTACTCGAGTTCTGGTTGCCAACCGCGGCGAGATCGCGCGCCGGGTATTCGCCACATGCCGTCGCCTCGGCCTGGGCACCGTCGCAATCTACACCGACCCAGACGCCGGCGCGCAGCACGTCGCCGAGGCCGACGCCCGAGTGCGGCTGCCCAAGACCAACGACTACCTCAACGCCGAGGCCATCATCGCCGCCGCCCGCGCGGCCGGTGCCGACGCGATTCATCCCGGCTACGGATTCCTCTCGGAGAACGCCGATTTCGCGGCCACCGTCCAAGAGGCCGGGATGACCTGGGTCGGCCCGCCGGTGGACGCGGTGCGGGCGATGGGTTCCAAGATCGAGTCCAAGAAGCTGATGGCCGCCGCCGGGGTGCCCGTCCTCGACGAACTCGATCCCGACACCGTCACCCAGGCGCAGCTGCCGGTGCTGGTCAAAGCCTCCGCGGGCGGCGGCGGCCGGGGCATGCGGGTGGTACGCGAATTGTCCGCCCTGCCGGCCGAAGTCGAGGCGGCCCAGCGCGAAGCGCAGTCCGCCTTCGGCGATCCGACGGTGTTCTGCGAGCGCTACCTGCCCACCGGACACCACATCGAGGTTCAGGTCATGGCCGACACCCACGGCACGGTGTGGGCCGTCGGGGAACGCGAATGCTCGATTCAGCGCCGCCACCAGAAGATCATCGAGGAGGCCCCCTCCCCGCTGGTGGAACGCACCCCGGGCATGCGCGCCAAGCTGTTCGACGCGGCCCGACTGGCCGCCGGCGCGATCGGCTACACCGGGGCCGGGACCGTGGAGTTCCTGGCCGACGACGACGGCGAGTTCTACTTCCTGGAGATGAACACCCGGCTGCAGGTCGAGCACCCGGTGACCGAAGAGACCACCGGGCTCGACCTGGTGGAACTTCAGCTCGCGGTGGCCGACGGCGCCCGCCTCGACGCCGAACCTCCCGCCGCCCAGGGTCATTCGATCGAGGCCCGCCTCTACGCCGAGGATCCCGCACGCGGGTGGCAGCCGCAGGCCGGCGTGGTGCGCGCGTTCGCGTTGCCGTCGGTGCGGGCCGAGTTCGGCGCGTTGGGGCATCGCACCGGCATCCGGCTGGATTCCGGGATCGTCGACGGATTCACGGTGTCGATCCACTACGACCCGATGCTGGCCAAGGTCATCTCCTACGCCCCGACGCGCCGCCAGGCGGCGCTGGTCCTTGCCGACGCGCTAGCCCGTGCCCGGGTGCACGGGCTGCGCACCAACCGCGACCTGCTGGTAAACGTGCTGCGTCACCCGGCCTTCCTCGACGGCGCCACGGACACAGCGTTTTTCGACACGCACGGCCTCGCCGAGCTGTCCTCGCCGCTGGGCGATGCCGCAGGAGTGCGCCTGTCGGCGATCGCGACCGCCCTGGCCGACGCCGCGCGCAACCGCGCCCTCGCGCCGGTGTTGGGTGCCGTTCCCAGCGGCTGGCGGAACCTGCGGTCGGGCTATCAGGTCAAGACCTACGGTGACGACGAAGGCAACGAGCACCGGGTCCAATACCGTTTCGACAGGCCCGGGCTGGTGCTACCCGACGACCCTGGGGTGCAGCTGGTGTCGGCGACCGCGGATGACGTCGTGCTCAGGACGGACGGCGTCGACCAAAGCTTCGCCGTGCGGCGCTACGATTCCGACGTCTACGTCGATTCCGCGCGCGGACCGGTGCATCTGATCGCGCTGCCGCGCTTCCCCGAGCCCGGTTCGACCGTCGAAAAGGGATCGCTGGTCGCCCCCATGCCCGGCAACGTCATCCGGCTCGGCGCCGCGATCGGCGACACCGTCACCGCCGGTCAACCACTGATCTGGCTGGAAGCCATGAAGATGGAACACACCATCACCGCACCGGTCGACGGCGTTCTCGCCGAACTCAACGTCAAGACCGGTCAGCAAGTCGAAGTGGGCGCCGTACTGGCAAGAGTCGAAGCGCCGCAATCAGAAGGAGATCCCCAGTGA
- a CDS encoding acyclic terpene utilization AtuA family protein — protein sequence MASASGAAVRIANCSGFYGDRLSAMREMLTGGEVDYLTGDYLAELTMLILGRDRMKHPERGYAKTFLTQLEDCLGEARDRGVRIVANAGGLNPAGLADAIRALSERLGIDARIAHVEGDDLLACAAELGLGNPLTANAYLGAWGIVDCLSGGADVVVTGRVTDASVIVGAAAAHFGWDRTDYDQLAGAVVAGHVIECGVQATGGNYAFFTEVADLTHAGFPLAEVYADGSSVITKHPGTGGLVSVDTVAAQLLYEITGARYANPDVTARMDSVELVSDGPDRVRIGGVRGEAPPPTYKVSLNSIGGFRNSMTFVLTGLDIEAKAELVRRQLDAALSVKPAELEWTLARTDHTDADTEEAASALLHCVVRDPDPGNVGRQFSSAAVELALASYPGFHVTAPPGDGQVYGVFTPGYVDAAQVPHVAVHADGTRVDIPCATETLALRPVAEPSLPELLPDGPTRRVPLGRIAGARSGDKGGSANIGVWVRTDDQWRWLAHTLTVERLKELLPEAADFDVVRHMLPNLRAVNFVIDGILGQGVAYQARFDPQAKGLGEWLRGRYLDIPESLL from the coding sequence ATGGCCTCTGCTTCCGGTGCTGCCGTCCGGATCGCGAACTGCTCCGGGTTTTACGGCGACCGGCTGTCGGCCATGCGCGAAATGCTCACCGGCGGCGAGGTCGACTACCTCACCGGGGACTACCTGGCCGAACTCACCATGCTGATCCTGGGCCGGGACCGGATGAAGCACCCCGAGCGCGGGTACGCCAAGACCTTCCTGACCCAACTCGAGGACTGCCTGGGCGAGGCGCGCGACCGCGGGGTGCGCATCGTGGCCAACGCCGGCGGCCTCAACCCTGCCGGGCTGGCCGACGCGATCCGCGCGCTGTCCGAGCGCCTGGGCATCGACGCCCGGATCGCGCACGTGGAAGGCGACGACCTGTTGGCGTGCGCCGCGGAACTGGGCCTGGGCAACCCGCTGACCGCGAACGCCTACCTGGGCGCCTGGGGCATCGTCGACTGCCTGTCCGGCGGCGCCGACGTCGTCGTCACCGGCCGGGTCACCGACGCCTCGGTGATCGTCGGGGCGGCCGCCGCGCATTTCGGCTGGGATCGCACCGACTACGACCAGCTCGCCGGCGCCGTGGTCGCGGGCCACGTCATCGAATGCGGGGTGCAGGCCACCGGCGGCAACTACGCGTTCTTCACCGAAGTCGCCGACCTGACCCACGCCGGCTTTCCCCTGGCTGAGGTGTACGCCGATGGTTCCTCGGTGATCACCAAGCACCCGGGCACCGGCGGTTTGGTCAGCGTCGACACCGTCGCCGCCCAGCTGCTCTACGAGATCACCGGCGCGCGCTACGCCAACCCCGATGTCACCGCCCGGATGGACAGCGTCGAGCTCGTGTCCGACGGTCCCGACCGGGTGCGCATCGGCGGCGTGCGCGGCGAAGCCCCGCCGCCCACCTACAAGGTCTCGTTGAACAGCATTGGCGGGTTCCGCAACTCGATGACGTTCGTGCTCACGGGCCTGGACATCGAGGCCAAGGCCGAGTTGGTGCGACGTCAACTCGACGCCGCGCTCAGCGTCAAGCCCGCCGAACTCGAATGGACCCTGGCCCGCACCGACCACACCGACGCCGACACCGAAGAAGCCGCCAGCGCGCTGCTGCACTGCGTCGTTCGCGACCCGGACCCCGGCAACGTCGGGCGCCAATTCTCCTCGGCCGCAGTCGAATTGGCGCTCGCCAGCTACCCGGGATTCCACGTCACCGCCCCGCCGGGCGACGGCCAGGTCTACGGTGTGTTCACCCCCGGCTACGTCGACGCCGCCCAGGTGCCGCACGTCGCGGTGCACGCCGATGGCACGCGTGTCGATATCCCCTGCGCCACCGAGACATTGGCGCTCCGCCCCGTCGCCGAACCATCGCTTCCCGAACTCCTGCCGGACGGGCCGACCCGGCGCGTGCCGCTCGGCCGCATCGCCGGGGCCCGCAGCGGTGACAAGGGCGGCTCGGCCAACATCGGCGTGTGGGTCCGCACCGACGACCAGTGGCGTTGGCTGGCCCACACGTTGACCGTCGAGCGGCTCAAAGAGCTGCTCCCCGAAGCGGCGGACTTCGATGTGGTCCGCCACATGTTGCCGAACCTGCGGGCGGTCAACTTCGTCATCGACGGCATCCTCGGCCAGGGCGTCGCCTACCAAGCCCGATTCGATCCTCAAGCCAAGGGGTTGGGCGAATGGCTACGCGGCCGCTACCTCGACATCCCGGAGAGTCTCCTGTGA
- a CDS encoding acyl-CoA dehydrogenase family protein, with protein MTDSSFIENEERQALRKAVAEWASNYGSEYYLKKARAHEHTDELWSEAGKLGFLGVNLPEEYGGGGAGMYELSLVMEEMSAAGSALLLMVVSPAINGTIISKFGTEEQKKRWLPGIADGTLTMAFAITEPDAGSNSHKITTTARRDGSDWVLKGQKVFISGIDQAQAVLVVARTEEAKTGKLRPALFVVPTDSPGFTYTPIEMELISPERQFQVFLDDVRLPSDALVGAEDAAIAQLFAGLNPERIMGAASSVGMGRFALDRAAEYVKTRQVWGTPIGSHQGLSHPLAQCHIEVELAKLMMQKAATLYDSGNDMGAAEAANMAKYAAAEAATRSVDQAVQSMGGNGLTKEYGVGAMLTSARLGRIAPVSREMVLNFVAQTSLGLPRSY; from the coding sequence GTGACCGACAGCAGCTTCATCGAGAACGAGGAACGCCAGGCCCTGCGCAAGGCGGTGGCCGAGTGGGCGTCCAACTACGGCAGCGAGTACTACCTGAAGAAGGCACGCGCCCACGAGCACACCGACGAATTGTGGTCGGAGGCAGGGAAACTCGGATTCCTGGGCGTGAACCTGCCCGAGGAGTACGGCGGTGGTGGCGCCGGAATGTACGAGCTGTCGCTGGTGATGGAGGAAATGTCCGCCGCCGGTAGCGCGCTGCTGCTGATGGTGGTCTCGCCCGCCATCAACGGCACCATCATCAGCAAGTTCGGCACCGAGGAGCAGAAGAAGCGCTGGCTCCCCGGTATCGCCGACGGGACGCTGACGATGGCGTTCGCCATCACCGAACCGGATGCCGGATCCAACTCGCACAAGATCACCACCACCGCCCGACGCGACGGCAGTGACTGGGTCCTCAAGGGCCAGAAGGTTTTCATCTCCGGTATCGACCAGGCCCAGGCGGTGCTGGTGGTGGCCCGGACCGAGGAAGCGAAGACGGGCAAGCTGCGCCCCGCGCTGTTCGTGGTGCCGACCGATTCGCCCGGCTTCACCTACACGCCCATCGAAATGGAATTGATCAGCCCCGAACGTCAGTTCCAGGTCTTCCTCGACGACGTCCGACTGCCAAGCGACGCGCTCGTCGGCGCCGAGGATGCCGCCATCGCACAGCTTTTCGCCGGGCTCAACCCCGAACGCATCATGGGCGCGGCCAGTTCCGTCGGGATGGGGCGGTTCGCGCTCGACCGGGCCGCCGAATACGTCAAGACCCGCCAGGTTTGGGGAACGCCGATCGGCTCGCACCAAGGCCTGTCACATCCGTTGGCGCAGTGCCACATCGAGGTCGAACTCGCCAAGCTGATGATGCAGAAGGCCGCCACCCTGTATGACTCCGGCAACGACATGGGTGCGGCCGAGGCCGCGAACATGGCCAAATATGCTGCGGCCGAAGCGGCCACCCGGTCGGTGGACCAGGCCGTCCAATCGATGGGCGGCAACGGGCTCACCAAGGAATACGGTGTGGGCGCGATGCTGACCTCGGCCCGGCTGGGCCGCATCGCCCCGGTCAGCCGCGAGATGGTGCTGAACTTCGTCGCGCAGACGTCGCTGGGCCTGCCCCGAAGCTACTGA